The following are from one region of the Pelagibaculum spongiae genome:
- a CDS encoding DsrE/DsrF/TusD sulfur relay family protein yields the protein MQNILFVLNDAPYGSEKLFNALRLAMNLNEQHSKTVQTNLFLMSDAVTAALPKQNPTEGYDIQQMLEILIAQGSQVKLCKTCTDGRGISDLPLIEGCKVSTLIELSSWTVEADKVLTF from the coding sequence ATGCAAAATATCTTGTTTGTACTCAATGATGCGCCCTATGGCTCAGAGAAGCTGTTTAACGCACTTCGGCTGGCAATGAACCTTAATGAGCAACATAGCAAAACAGTTCAGACCAATCTGTTTCTCATGTCAGATGCAGTTACCGCAGCATTGCCAAAGCAAAACCCTACAGAAGGCTATGACATTCAACAAATGCTGGAAATTTTGATTGCTCAAGGCTCACAAGTGAAACTTTGCAAAACCTGCACCGATGGCCGAGGTATTTCTGACCTGCCATTGATTGAAGGTTGTAAGGTTTCGACTTTGATCGAATTGTCTAGCTGGACCGTTGAAGCCGACAAAGTGCTGACTTTTTAG
- the tssB gene encoding type VI secretion system contractile sheath small subunit, with translation MSQDGSVAPKERVNIKYIATAGEQQSEVELPLKTVVIGDFKGHSEDTPIEDRDAVSVDKNNFESVLQASGLKIETRVENRLSEEENPQELDISLSIQSLSDFSPDAIGRQVPELKKLIKLREALLSLKGPLGNVPAFRSRLQTLLASDQSREQLLNELQLLDPEAAVESE, from the coding sequence ATGTCACAAGATGGAAGTGTCGCGCCAAAAGAGCGCGTGAATATCAAATATATCGCCACTGCGGGTGAGCAACAGTCAGAAGTTGAATTGCCTTTAAAAACCGTAGTCATTGGTGATTTTAAAGGACATTCAGAAGATACACCGATTGAAGATCGCGATGCAGTGTCGGTCGATAAAAATAATTTTGAGTCGGTGCTACAAGCCAGTGGACTGAAGATTGAAACCCGAGTTGAAAATCGATTATCTGAAGAAGAAAACCCACAAGAACTTGATATCTCCCTTTCAATACAATCTCTTTCAGATTTTTCGCCAGATGCAATTGGCCGCCAAGTACCTGAATTAAAAAAACTGATTAAGCTCAGGGAAGCGTTGCTGTCGCTTAAAGGGCCATTAGGTAATGTGCCAGCTTTTCGTTCAAGACTACAGACGTTACTTGCCAGTGATCAGTCGCGTGAACAGCTGCTTAATGAATTGCAATTACTTGATCCAGAAGCTGCCGTTGAAAGCGAATAA